The Argopecten irradians isolate NY chromosome 16, Ai_NY, whole genome shotgun sequence genome window below encodes:
- the LOC138310485 gene encoding long-chain-fatty-acid--CoA ligase FadD13-like has protein sequence MTANLSYLSCPNMEEVRYKSIVDILHERVNAFPNKEICVQRFQGGGRESLTYRELLERSTYIAKYLVCKGIKAGDSVAIIGPNSIEWIVAEFAIFLSGAVAVHIYKTSESFSETLKLLKKTKCDAVLIDPESDKIYISDMESYLSDDESRQQDTLLTVLLQTSKLTTLKSIDEVVLTPEEETVSLPRLQPESCALIFVTSGSTGNPKSVEMTHLAIVNAPYTSFIGAGSDCPCHTVYNDRPFCWLGGSPLFSILNGNKRVFVDTAIGMRKENILSIWEIITTERCESAGFLPYAIVDILENLDSILQFDYKLYSITTGGQYIDRKLTGIIGKCTEKMFMAYGSTEIGFAAVIELSRDMEEGHIGSLFPGYEVKITGDKTQCLIHGELGEILIRSPFMLRRYRDAPELNTASFNNGWFRTGDVGIITTESKLFVKGKSNDVIKRGGLKVLSSVVESVISKLPGVREVVVMAVPDTRLLEEVCACYALKDEPDITDVDLDKKCEAVLGDNVLGNKPSYFLRFDSFPKLTNGKTDKVQLKRQVLDRLNLT, from the coding sequence ATGACTGCCAATCTAAGCTACCTTTCCTGCCCAAACATGGAGGAAGTACGGTACAAGTCTATTGTGGATATACTGCACGAGAGAGTGAATGCATTCCCAAATAAGGAAATATGTGTTCAACGATTCCAGGGCGGAGGTCGAGAGTCTTTGACGTATAGAGAACTTCTCGAAAGGTCCACGTATATCGCAAAGTATCTTGTCTGTAAAGGGATCAAAGCGGGAGACAGTGTGGCCATTATTGGGCCAAACTCCATCGAGTGGATTGTAGCAGAGTTTGCTATCTTCTTATCTGGAGCCGTTGCGGTTCATATATACAAAACGTCAGAATCATTCTCCGAGACATTAAAGTTACTAAAGAAGACTAAATGCGATGCTGTCCTAATTGATCCGGAATCCGACAAGATTTATATATCCGACATGGAATCATACTTGTCAGATGACGAGTCCAGACAGCAGGATACCCTGCTTACTGTTTTACTACAAACATCGAAGCTGACTACGCTTAAGTCGATAGATGAAGTTGTCCTTACACCTGAAGAGGAAACTGTTTCATTGCCAAGACTACAGCCTGAGAGTTGCGCCTTGATATTTGTCACTTCAGGTTCAACTGGAAACCCTAAAAGCGTCGAGATGACCCATTTAGCAATTGTGAACGCGCCATACACGTCTTTTATAGGAGCAGGTAGCGATTGTCCTTGTCATACCGTTTACAACGACCGGCCATTTTGCTGGTTGGGCGGGAGTCCGTTGTTCAGTATCCTGAATGGAAATAAACGCGTGTTCGTTGATACAGCAATAGGCATGAGGAAGGAAAACATCCTGAGTATTTGGGAAATCATCACAACTGAGCGATGCGAGAGTGCAGGATTTCTTCCTTATGCGATTGTCGATATCCTCGAAAATCTGGATAGTATTCTTCAGTTTGACTACAAACTGTACTCGATCACCACTGGCGGGCAATATATTGACAGAAAACTAACAGGAATTATTGGTAAATGTACAGAGAAAATGTTCATGGCTTACGGATCCACAGAAATCGGATTTGCTGCTGTTATAGAACTTTCTCGGGACATGGAGGAAGGCCACATTGGATCTCTTTTTCCGGGTTACGAGGTCAAAATAACCGGAGACAAAACTCAATGCCTTATCCACGGGGAGTTAGGGGAAATCCTCATTAGATCGCCATTCATGTTGCGGCGTTACCGGGACGCTCCAGAACTCAACACCGCATCATTCAATAACGGCTGGTTTAGAACCGGAGACGTCGGGATCATTACGACAGAAAGCAAGTTGTTTGTGAAGGGGAAATCTAATGACGTCATTAAACGGGGCGGTCTGAAAGTTCTGTCGAGTGTAGTAGAAAGCGTTATTTCCAAGCTGCCAGGTGTACGGGAGGTTGTTGTGATGGCGGTACCGGATACTCGGCTACTTGAAGAGGTATGTGCCTGTTACGCACTGAAGGATGAACCAGACATCACTGATGTAGACCTTGATAAGAAATGTGAAGCGGTCCTTGGGGATAATGTGTTGGGGAACAAACCGTCTTATTTCCTCAGGTTTGATTCCTTTCCTAAACTCACCAACGGTAAAACTGACAAGGTTCAATTAAAACGTCAGGTTCTGGACAGACTTAACTTAACATAA